A region from the Halomarina litorea genome encodes:
- the tmk gene encoding dTMP kinase: protein MLVTLEGIDGSGKTTAWEALHDSHPDLTYTAEPTDSWYGEAVRRSLADDDADPMADLFLFTADHADHLSRVVRPALERGEVVVSDRYSDSRYAYQGASLAGVIKRPMEYVRGIHQPFTRPPDATIYFDVDPQVGAERAGATDKFEAAGYLAAVQENYETLVGYEPERFVRVDAEQSPEAVLEAVEDALDRILDG from the coding sequence ATGCTCGTCACGCTCGAAGGAATCGACGGGTCCGGCAAGACCACGGCGTGGGAGGCCCTCCACGACTCCCACCCCGACCTCACGTACACCGCCGAGCCCACCGACTCGTGGTACGGCGAGGCCGTCAGGCGGTCGCTCGCGGACGACGACGCCGACCCGATGGCCGACCTGTTCCTCTTCACCGCCGACCACGCCGACCACCTCTCTCGGGTGGTCCGCCCCGCCCTCGAACGCGGCGAGGTGGTCGTCTCCGACCGCTACTCCGACTCGCGGTACGCCTACCAGGGGGCGAGTCTCGCGGGCGTCATCAAGCGCCCGATGGAGTACGTCCGTGGCATTCACCAGCCGTTCACCCGACCGCCGGACGCGACCATCTACTTCGACGTGGACCCGCAGGTGGGCGCGGAGCGCGCGGGCGCGACGGACAAGTTCGAGGCCGCCGGCTACCTCGCCGCGGTCCAGGAGAACTACGAGACGCTCGTCGGCTACGAGCCCGAGCGGTTCGTCCGCGTGGACGCCGAGCAGTCGCCCGAGGCAGTTCTCGAAGCCGTCGAGGACGCCCTCGACCGGATTCTCGACGGGTAG
- a CDS encoding thiamine pyrophosphate-dependent enzyme has product MHRVIGERSLSETRYDEATARAMLTDMVRARTLDDRAVSLQRRGWMSGYPPFRGQEASQVGAAHALREDDWLVPTYRSNAAQLARGVPMSDVLRFRRGYPEFHSDHDLPVMPQTVPIASQIPHAAGLGMAADYDGADCAVLCCFGDGATSEGDFHEGLNFAGVFDAPVVFFCENNGWAISTPESRQTASESIAVKADAYGMEGLQVDGNDPLAVRDAVEQGLESARGGDPVLVESLTYRQGPHTTSDDPSVYRDERPDLPAWRTRDPIDRLVEYLREEGAIRDDFLGNARDEASEEVSAAVRAVEESEDEAGPDPDDLFDHVYADLPPRLREQREYVRARSRR; this is encoded by the coding sequence ATGCACCGGGTCATCGGCGAGCGCTCACTCTCGGAGACGCGCTACGACGAGGCGACGGCGCGGGCCATGCTGACCGACATGGTCCGGGCGCGCACGCTCGACGACCGGGCCGTCTCCCTCCAGCGCCGGGGCTGGATGTCGGGCTACCCGCCGTTCCGGGGACAGGAAGCCTCGCAGGTCGGTGCGGCCCACGCCCTCCGGGAGGACGATTGGCTGGTCCCGACCTACCGCTCGAACGCCGCCCAACTCGCCCGCGGCGTCCCGATGAGCGACGTCCTCCGGTTCCGCCGGGGCTACCCCGAGTTCCACTCGGACCACGACCTGCCCGTCATGCCCCAGACCGTCCCCATCGCCTCCCAGATACCCCACGCGGCGGGCCTCGGGATGGCCGCCGACTACGACGGGGCGGACTGCGCCGTCCTCTGTTGTTTCGGCGACGGCGCGACGAGCGAGGGCGACTTCCACGAGGGGCTGAACTTCGCGGGCGTCTTCGACGCACCCGTCGTCTTCTTCTGCGAGAACAACGGGTGGGCCATCTCCACCCCCGAGTCGCGCCAGACGGCGAGCGAGTCCATCGCCGTCAAGGCCGACGCCTACGGGATGGAGGGCCTGCAGGTCGACGGGAACGACCCGCTCGCGGTCCGCGACGCCGTCGAACAGGGCCTCGAATCGGCGCGCGGGGGCGACCCCGTCCTCGTCGAGAGCCTCACCTACCGGCAGGGTCCGCACACGACGAGCGACGACCCCTCGGTCTACCGCGACGAGAGGCCCGACCTGCCGGCGTGGCGCACCCGCGACCCGATAGACCGCCTCGTGGAGTACCTCCGCGAGGAGGGGGCCATCCGCGACGACTTCCTCGGGAACGCCCGCGACGAGGCGTCCGAGGAGGTCAGCGCGGCGGTGCGGGCCGTCGAGGAGAGTGAGGACGAGGCGGGGCCGGACCCCGACGACCTGTTCGACCACGTGTACGCCGACCTGCCGCCGCGCCTGCGCGAGCAACGCGAGTACGTCCGCGCCCGCTCGCGGCGATAG
- a CDS encoding TrmB family transcriptional regulator yields the protein MDQQAAVDALEELGLSTYEAKVFIALVTLGVGSASDVARVVDVPRSQVYGAADRLEERGLVAIQQSSPIQYRAVDLEEASAQLRRRFERAESQAFDYLRAVEREGEPEGQQEGVWTVEGFDTVTTRITRLVEEAESSVLFATEHPPLATDEVVEALAAARDRGLSVQVVGGDRGVLDRFDADGVETHELTEFRDWESRSGRLLIADGATVLLSVVDDGVGEGDAPAETAIWSAETAFAGVFIRLIEGRLGAR from the coding sequence ATGGACCAGCAGGCGGCCGTCGACGCCCTCGAGGAACTCGGGCTCTCCACGTACGAGGCGAAGGTGTTCATCGCGCTCGTCACCCTCGGCGTCGGCTCCGCCAGCGACGTCGCCCGCGTCGTCGACGTCCCCCGCTCGCAGGTGTACGGCGCGGCCGACCGACTGGAAGAGCGCGGCCTCGTCGCCATCCAGCAGTCCTCGCCCATCCAGTACCGCGCGGTCGACTTAGAGGAGGCGAGCGCACAGCTCCGTCGGCGCTTCGAGCGCGCGGAGTCGCAGGCGTTCGACTACCTCCGGGCGGTCGAACGCGAGGGAGAACCGGAGGGCCAGCAGGAGGGCGTCTGGACCGTCGAGGGCTTCGACACCGTGACGACGCGCATCACCCGCCTCGTCGAGGAGGCGGAGTCGTCGGTGCTGTTCGCCACCGAACACCCCCCACTCGCCACCGACGAGGTGGTCGAGGCGCTCGCGGCGGCGCGCGACCGCGGCCTGTCGGTGCAGGTGGTCGGCGGCGACCGGGGCGTCCTCGACCGGTTCGACGCCGACGGCGTCGAGACCCACGAACTCACCGAGTTCCGCGACTGGGAGAGCCGCAGCGGTCGCCTGCTCATCGCCGACGGGGCGACGGTGCTCCTGAGCGTCGTCGACGACGGTGTCGGGGAGGGTGACGCGCCCGCAGAGACGGCCATCTGGAGCGCCGAGACGGCCTTCGCGGGCGTGTTCATCCGCCTCATCGAGGGGCGCCTCGGCGCCCGCTAG
- a CDS encoding potassium channel family protein, whose translation MRFVIVGAGRVGRRTARVLSEEGHDVTVIERDPDRVERVRTNGFEVVEGDGGNEDDLLDVGLDDVDGLGALSGDVTTNLVACLIAKSHGCRTVLRVDGDYREYIFHKYASDVDEVIYPERLGAIAAKNALMGGTVRAIADIAQNIQLLELTVREDAPMHGYTLSELELPSNSKLLAFGKEGETVDLPDGDDSLEAGDRVVVIAEFDSLADVRHLIVGDRSRKATA comes from the coding sequence ATGCGCTTTGTTATCGTAGGTGCGGGTCGGGTCGGCCGGCGGACCGCACGCGTGCTCTCCGAGGAGGGACACGACGTGACGGTCATCGAGCGCGACCCGGACCGCGTCGAGCGCGTGCGGACGAACGGCTTCGAGGTCGTCGAGGGTGACGGCGGCAACGAGGACGACCTCCTCGACGTGGGGCTGGACGACGTCGACGGTCTGGGGGCGCTCTCGGGCGACGTCACGACGAACCTCGTCGCCTGTCTGATCGCCAAGTCTCACGGCTGTCGGACGGTCCTCCGCGTCGACGGCGACTACCGCGAGTACATCTTCCACAAGTACGCGAGCGACGTCGACGAGGTCATCTACCCCGAACGGCTGGGGGCCATCGCGGCGAAGAACGCGCTGATGGGCGGGACCGTCCGCGCCATCGCCGACATCGCCCAGAACATCCAGTTGCTCGAACTCACCGTCCGCGAGGACGCCCCGATGCACGGCTACACCCTCTCGGAACTGGAACTCCCGTCGAACTCCAAGCTCCTGGCGTTCGGGAAGGAAGGCGAGACCGTCGACCTGCCCGACGGCGACGACTCGCTGGAGGCGGGCGACCGCGTCGTCGTCATCGCCGAGTTCGACTCGCTGGCCGACGTCCGCCACCTCATCGTCGGCGACCGTTCGCGGAAGGCGACCGCCTGA
- the pspAB gene encoding PspA-associated protein PspAB codes for MGILDSLRSVLGMSAEADATREASPEDLFGMSTAYVTMQANLGYDPTGEAALCFSGVDSTAFAETERQVEAILEAGEIETGTQARFVRDGHGYQWVILEDDEFEDLVTSIHFAADTFVEEGFGSRLLAALFAFERDGRVVYWVYSFRRGAYYPFAPTGGHERDTSAEFKLESVFDGELTVEKEKEYWYPLWPEGDGRPWGRS; via the coding sequence ATGGGTATCCTCGACTCCCTCCGGTCGGTCCTCGGCATGAGCGCCGAGGCCGACGCCACCCGCGAGGCCAGCCCGGAGGACCTCTTCGGGATGAGCACCGCCTACGTGACGATGCAGGCGAACCTCGGCTACGACCCCACCGGCGAGGCGGCGCTCTGCTTCTCGGGCGTCGACAGCACCGCCTTCGCCGAGACGGAACGACAGGTCGAGGCCATCCTCGAAGCCGGCGAGATAGAGACGGGGACGCAAGCCCGGTTCGTCCGCGACGGCCACGGCTACCAGTGGGTCATCCTGGAGGACGACGAGTTCGAGGACCTCGTCACCAGCATCCACTTCGCCGCCGACACGTTCGTCGAGGAGGGCTTCGGCTCCCGGCTGCTGGCGGCGCTGTTCGCCTTCGAGCGCGACGGCCGGGTCGTCTACTGGGTGTACTCCTTCCGTCGCGGGGCGTACTACCCGTTCGCGCCGACGGGAGGCCACGAACGCGACACCAGCGCTGAGTTCAAACTGGAGAGCGTCTTCGACGGCGAACTCACGGTCGAGAAGGAAAAGGAGTACTGGTACCCCCTCTGGCCCGAGGGCGACGGGCGCCCGTGGGGTCGAAGCTGA
- the radA gene encoding DNA repair and recombination protein RadA has protein sequence MAGPVDLENLPGVGPATAEKLKENGYDSYQGIAVASPGELSNTADVGESTAHDIIQAAREAADIGGFETGTQVLERRERIGKLEWLVPEVDEMLGGGVETQSITEVYGEFGAGKSQITHQLSVNVQLPKEVGGLRGSVIFIDSEDTFRPERIEEMLRGLDDEVLQAALDDREIEGTPDDEDAMEELLAAFLDKIHVAKAFNSNHQILLAEKAQEIARDLEDDEFPVRLVCVDSLTAHFRAEYVGRGELAPRQQKLNKHLHDLDRVGNLYNAAVLVTNQVQSNPDAFFGDPTKPIGGNILGHKSTFRMYLRKSKADKRIVKLVDAPNLPDGEAVMRVTGDGLKPE, from the coding sequence ATGGCAGGTCCCGTAGACCTCGAGAACCTCCCGGGCGTCGGCCCGGCGACGGCGGAGAAGTTGAAAGAGAACGGTTACGACTCCTACCAGGGCATCGCGGTCGCCTCCCCGGGAGAGCTGTCGAACACGGCCGACGTCGGCGAGTCGACGGCCCACGACATCATCCAGGCCGCCCGCGAGGCGGCCGACATCGGCGGGTTCGAGACCGGGACACAGGTCCTCGAACGCCGCGAGCGCATCGGCAAACTGGAGTGGCTGGTCCCGGAGGTCGACGAGATGCTCGGCGGCGGCGTCGAGACCCAGTCCATCACCGAGGTGTACGGCGAGTTCGGGGCCGGCAAGTCCCAGATCACCCACCAGCTCTCGGTGAACGTCCAGCTCCCCAAGGAGGTCGGCGGCCTCCGCGGGAGCGTCATCTTCATCGACTCCGAGGACACCTTCCGACCCGAGCGCATCGAGGAGATGCTCCGCGGTCTCGACGACGAGGTCCTCCAGGCGGCGCTCGACGACCGCGAGATCGAGGGCACGCCCGACGACGAGGACGCGATGGAGGAACTCCTCGCCGCGTTCCTCGACAAGATCCACGTCGCGAAGGCGTTCAACTCCAACCACCAGATCCTCCTCGCCGAGAAGGCCCAGGAGATCGCCCGCGACCTGGAGGACGACGAGTTCCCCGTCCGCCTCGTCTGCGTGGACTCGCTGACGGCCCACTTCCGCGCCGAGTACGTCGGCCGTGGCGAACTCGCCCCGCGCCAGCAGAAACTCAACAAGCACCTCCACGACCTCGACCGCGTCGGGAACCTCTACAACGCGGCCGTGCTGGTGACCAATCAGGTCCAGTCGAACCCCGACGCCTTCTTCGGCGACCCCACGAAGCCCATCGGGGGGAACATCCTCGGCCACAAGTCCACCTTCCGGATGTACCTCCGCAAGTCGAAGGCCGACAAGCGCATCGTCAAACTCGTCGACGCGCCGAACCTCCCCGACGGCGAGGCGGTCATGCGCGTCACCGGCGACGGCCTGAAGCCGGAGTGA
- the sufU gene encoding Fe-S cluster assembly sulfur transfer protein SufU — MGLGSDMYRQQILDHYKNPRNYGELDDPTFSHVGENPTCGDTIRMDVRLEDDGETIEYVAFSGDGCAISQASASLLTQELPGKSVEDLVAMDRDDIVDMLGVDISPMRIKCAVLAEKVAQDGAKIHRGDIEIEKTETE; from the coding sequence ATGGGACTCGGCTCGGACATGTATCGACAGCAGATCCTGGACCACTACAAGAATCCGCGGAACTACGGGGAACTCGACGACCCCACCTTCTCGCACGTCGGGGAGAACCCCACCTGCGGGGACACCATCCGGATGGACGTCCGACTGGAGGACGACGGCGAGACCATCGAGTACGTCGCCTTCTCCGGCGACGGCTGTGCCATCTCGCAGGCCTCGGCGTCGCTCCTGACGCAGGAACTGCCGGGGAAGTCCGTCGAGGACCTCGTCGCCATGGACCGCGACGACATCGTCGACATGCTCGGCGTCGACATCTCGCCCATGCGCATCAAGTGTGCCGTCCTCGCCGAGAAGGTGGCACAGGACGGCGCGAAGATCCACCGGGGCGACATCGAGATCGAGAAGACCGAGACCGAGTAG